A DNA window from Azotosporobacter soli contains the following coding sequences:
- a CDS encoding pyridoxal phosphate-dependent aminotransferase — protein sequence MLNQNMLALGKKRSTIREIFEFGNQRAKVIGRENVFDFSIGNPNVPAPDSVQEAICDIVTNQNPAAVHGYTSAQGREDSRNAIAASLNARFGTDYAAKNLYLTVGAAASLSICLKALTASPEDEFIIFAPHFPEYQVFIEQGAGAKCVIVPAQIEDFQINFEAFERKLNPHTKGVLINSPNNPSGVVYSEATIDRLTALLNKKAAEYGHPIYLISDEPYREIIYGTREIPFIAPKYKNTLVCYSYSKSLSLPGERIGYVLVPNTVESFDDVYAAVCGAGRVLGYVCAPALFQQVIARCAADTADLSIYAENRKLLLEGLAAFGYKCIEPEGAFYLFPQTLEADDYAFCERAKKYDLLLVPGTDFGAPGHMRISYCVQTETVRRALPLFEKLAKEYAGK from the coding sequence ATGTTGAACCAAAACATGCTGGCGCTCGGCAAGAAGCGCTCGACCATTCGTGAAATTTTTGAATTTGGCAACCAGCGTGCAAAAGTCATCGGTCGGGAAAATGTCTTTGATTTTTCGATCGGCAACCCCAATGTGCCTGCGCCGGATTCGGTGCAGGAGGCGATCTGCGATATCGTTACCAACCAAAATCCGGCGGCGGTTCACGGCTATACGTCGGCGCAGGGGCGGGAAGACAGCCGCAACGCGATTGCCGCGTCTTTGAATGCGCGTTTCGGAACCGATTATGCGGCTAAGAATCTCTATCTTACGGTGGGGGCGGCCGCTTCTCTTTCGATCTGTTTGAAAGCGCTGACCGCGTCGCCCGAGGATGAGTTCATCATTTTCGCGCCGCATTTTCCCGAGTATCAGGTCTTTATCGAACAGGGAGCAGGCGCGAAGTGCGTGATCGTTCCCGCGCAGATCGAAGACTTTCAGATTAACTTCGAAGCGTTTGAACGCAAGTTGAATCCGCACACGAAAGGCGTTCTGATCAATTCGCCGAACAATCCGTCCGGCGTCGTTTATTCGGAGGCAACCATTGACCGCTTGACCGCGTTGCTTAACAAAAAAGCGGCGGAATATGGTCATCCGATCTATCTGATTTCCGATGAGCCGTACCGTGAGATCATTTACGGAACAAGAGAGATTCCGTTCATTGCGCCGAAGTACAAGAACACCTTGGTTTGCTATTCGTATTCCAAGTCGCTCTCGCTGCCTGGTGAACGCATCGGTTATGTGCTGGTGCCGAATACGGTCGAATCGTTCGACGATGTGTACGCGGCGGTTTGCGGCGCGGGGCGCGTGCTCGGCTATGTCTGCGCACCGGCTCTCTTTCAGCAGGTCATCGCCCGCTGCGCGGCCGATACGGCCGATCTTTCCATTTATGCGGAAAATCGTAAGCTGCTCTTAGAAGGTCTGGCCGCGTTCGGTTACAAGTGCATCGAGCCGGAAGGCGCGTTTTATCTCTTTCCGCAGACGTTGGAAGCGGACGACTACGCTTTTTGCGAACGCGCTAAAAAGTATGATCTGCTGCTTGTGCCCGGTACGGATTTTGGCGCTCCGGGGCATATGCGCATCTCCTACTGCGTGCAGACGGAAACGGTCCGGCGCGCGCTGCCGCTCTTTGAAAAACTGGCAAAAGAGTATGCAGGCAAATAA